Genomic DNA from Gossypium hirsutum isolate 1008001.06 chromosome A01, Gossypium_hirsutum_v2.1, whole genome shotgun sequence:
gccggagtctaacacgaggtgttaacagacttcaaaccacttattaaaaatttcccagacaagctgccaatctgcgtactagtcactttaaaaatcatatcttgagttatgaaactcgaaatccagttccgtaaatttttcccagaactagactcatatatatatatgttagaatttttgtagaatttttggtcaggccaattggtacagtttattagttaaagtcgtccctgttcctgggttcgactactctgacccttgtgcattacgacttagatatctccctttacagagctccaatacttatgccgttggtttctaatgaaactagactcaaaagggaatctatacatataaagcatgactcctaattgtctctgattaatttagggtgaatttctaaagtcgggacaggggatccagaaatcgctctgtccctgtttcacaagagtttaattatctcctaacatacagctcatatggtcgtttcgtttcttctatatgaaaatagactcatcgagcttcgattacataatttattcattaattaatttcattcctactatttttagtgatttttcaatctcacgtcactgctgctgccagcatctgttactaaagcaactatgcctatttcgtgatttctccttgatctaactagtaattcatcatacatatcacaaattatgatcatgactagccatgccaaaggctaatcattgtcaaacatctccctactacactattgccatatcataaattttaacacaaaaataatcaaccatgacatatggcataaaaatcgaattaccaagacttacgacctaacattatagaaccaaatccaaccgaacgtttatgccattttcgcatggctaaaagtttacataccaaagttcaacaaaacatattagcctatacatgccgaaatgttctcctaaaccgactaagaagaaagtaccaaaacttgctagctgctgtgatgacttcgatgacggcccgatcacgcaaaaagagacgagtccaagaaacctaaaataggtgagaaggaaacaccgagtgagtatataactcagtaagtcataagcaatgcactaccatgcataccgaaccatgccatagttccttagacctatcggttcaatctcataccaagtcatgcattcacattccatataccaatcaataggatatttgaggcattttcatacatcattttattttcgttacaatcatacaactaaacgacctttcacctattccacgataaatcttatgtacgtgacttcaattataattgtcacataggttcaaacttaccaagctcaactccaaatataaacatagcgcctattagccatgaactcaaggtacttacccgatccgctgtccgtgatcaactcaataatgtcgcacacttagtgtccatagtgattcaaaaatatatattaagtccgcacactcagtgctatataatcaactcgcacacttagtgctatataatcaaactcgcacacttagtgctgtacaatttaaacccgcacacttagtgccaatctcatgatcataaatgtttatacccgcacacttagtgccgaaatcaacaactcaatacatctcacctcttttcttttcattcaacactttcatcaccacatgcatacatatatataaatttatcattccattcggcataattacatagacattatgtctatttagatcaatacaaaatatatgcttggtgacttaccttatgttggggaaaatgattccaactcggctactcgatgttctttcctttgcccttgcttgcctctccacctttaacttcttgagctaaatcgataaattaactagtttaaccgtcttgctaaatatttatatcaaaatattaatgatttcatagcataggagacacatggccaatttttatctttctaccccatgcttttgaactatttggttaacaaccatatactatcaccctattgtcgataatccaatcaaggatagtatcacaattgtgtacacccatatagccgaatgtgcaagattaaattcaacatcacctatatacttaattagatggccgaatataccaaattaaactcaacattaaatgtcacaagaaccctaatctaatttgcaaattgcttggccaaagactcacaagtgccttatctataacctattcggccttactacttaaacttagcctttcatacatttatatctaatgtcatagagatgccaaatccttaagtgttccaacatctaacttactcaattcaacacattgaacaacatttataccgattttgctagcacacaagcctttggccgaatgtcattaacctctagtcacctaaatttttattctttaaaactcatccaacactacattcggcacctccaacctataatttagatattctcaagttcattcacaagtacatttatatgacacatatatcattaacatttttcaacatgaatctataacatgaccgaatactcatgcacatacatacataaagagaactcaaataacacccaaaaatctcctttccaaagtgcatatatacccatacatacggcaacttccattcttatctcccaacaatgaattcatgaatttagctatgggttaactagactatacacttatcaacttaatctcaacatcaattagaataaaatcacaatgcatacctttcctttgaactagccatggccgaatgccttggtttctttttttcaatctttcttttctcaatttcggcaatgaaggagaCGAAAGATAagccttccttcctctttgttttctttactttatttcactaatattatttttttctcacataatgccatttcttattttaataactaattaaacatatatatttgcccatcaacacccatcttggccggccactataaagaaaattgggcaatttgacatgcaagtccacccttgtgttgacatgcactaataaaccatttaaaattagtctatcatatttcaccatgtctcatattgatccctatttaataatttctcatgcaattggcaaaattagggaatgaaacgtcgacatatgcatgtacacacataataagcatagaatataacaattaattatttttacgactcggttttgtggtcccgaaaccactttccgactagggtcacattagggctgtcacatagctAGTCTCAAGAAAATGAGGTTCAGACTATGGAAGAAAGTTAGTGAGCTTACCAATATTCATAGAATCAAGGTCGGTTTTATCATCTATAGCATCTTCACAATGAGTTAGCGATGTGCTTATCACACATAATGGTTCAACGACTACTCTAATACTTATGTGACACCATGAATGAAGAAGGCAAAACTTGCATGGGTTATCAATGGAAGTTTTAGAAGAATCTGTCTAAAAAAGAGAGGTTTGAGTTATTGAAGAAAATTAGTGAGTTGAGCATTCAATTCAGTTTCAAAAATGGTGTTATCGTATATAGCCTGGAAAATAATGAGCCAATGGTGTGGCCACCGCCCGACGAGGTACAGCGACTACATGAATTCTCACTGAAAATCCATGCCTGTTTAAGTCTCCTTGACTTTCATGGTTTTTTTTGGCGACCTATCCTTTTTCCCTTTACACTCTCTCTATATTTGATAAGGGTTGAAGAAGAGAGTTTAGGTTGCTTTAATGAATTTGCCAATAGATTGTTTATATATTGAAGGTGGTAAGACAAGAGATTTTATTGCTGAGCTAGAATACTAAGTATTTCATGGCTAGCTtgaagattttttaaattaattcagcaATTATAGGTTAAAAAATCCATTTTTCCAGATTCTGTAGATTATGGTAGGATTTGTCACTATTATTCAATGCTTGGTATGATAACATTTCTTTTTATGGAATAGTTTAGAAAGCTATATTTTGTttcgaataatttgaattttgTGGTTGGTGGTAAAaagtttgtaacagcccaatttttcagtgatgtcaaaaatagtggtttgagGCCACCAAATCCAGCGAagaagttcgtaaatattattatttaatatttacaagtcaaatgtggttttaaaaaggtttttatatttgtaatttgtgttttataatgatttattaggttaAGTGGTTTTAAAAAGTGAGGTATCGGGACTTCGTCAAATGGTCGTAAGGGTCGTACTCcgtgtgttggactgagttgggtaaaTATCGGGTGTTGGGTGCAGAGTTAGTTTCTGAAATTGaagataaggttagattgattcgggatTGTCTGAAGGTAGCTTCTGATAGGCAAAATTCTTATGTGGATCTGAAGAGACGtgatattgagtactctgtggaggactttgtgtttcttaaggtttcccCGTCGAAGAAAGTTCTAAGATTCGGTCGTAAGgtcaagttgagccctaggtttatagGGCCGTACTGGATGctgaagcgtgtgggaccggtcgcttatcagttggagctaccgcCAAAGTTAGACCGTATCCACGATGCCttccacgtctcgatgttgaggcggtaCTGGTCTAATCCTTCTCATGTTGTTTCTCTTGAGGAGATCAAGGGTAGGCTGGATTTGACCTTCGAGGATGAACTAGTTCAAATTCTAGATCATGACTTTAAGGTTCTGAAGAGGAAGTCCATCCCTTTAGTGAAGGTTTTACGGCAGAATCATGGTTCTGAGAAGgtcacgtgggaacctgaggacttgATGCTTcagtagtatcctcatctgttctgatcaggtaaattttgaggttgaaatttcttttaggggtagagttgtaattcCCTGAAAAAAATGTATTTATGTTTCTATAATGTTCAACAAAAATATATGTCTGCTTCAGCAGTTAAGTtttctgggagtgtttgagaggtcttgggttcaagcctaacttttgccaaattttgttatttttgggatTTAAGCCTCATCGTTggtcagtgggcttatattaatTTGTTTACTAAtctatatcagaatgagcctgctggttcgagtggtaagggagttggtATGTTGGAGGTCCTATGTTTGAATCCCTACGTGAGCTTGGGCATTAATTTTACTCAGTTGCTTGAGAGAGTTTCGGTAGAGATTGGATTCTGAGCAGTGGTTGGTAGTGGGGAGGAATCTGAGGGATTCtgataatatttgtttgtttttctttttttttcaaattttcatctcTTTTCCAAAATTCCCAAAATTTTTGACGTAAAATTTCTCTTATTTCTGCTCTCTGTCATTTGCCTTCATTGTCTTGTCGTcaacttaatttttgttttgctATTTTCTATTGAATCTCTGTGTCTCCATATTTCGGTGCTTTTCATGTGATACTGGTAAGTTTGGTGGGTGCGATTCTTGTTTTGGCTAATATATCATTGGTTAATGGAGTTCATTTAATGTCTAGGGGAATGTGCTGAGGCAGGAAATCAGACTTCAACGGTTTAATTTGAGTTGGGGATCGTTTTCGTTAGCCATAAGTCAGTTCTGTGTGTTTGGGTATCGTTTTCGTCTCTTGGTATGGTTGCTAATAGGTTGGACTGCACTGTTTTTAGGTTCTGGAGGGTTCGTGTTTGTAGTAGTGTCAAAAtggtaccaggtgtgtacctagAATGCAGGAAATAAGGGTTCGGCAAAAGCTAAAAAATTACACTGTTGACGCCATACGGGAGTGTGGTCGACCGTGTGGATGGTTGTGTACGAGACATAGTCATGTGAATGATGTAGTCATGGTCGTGCGcaagacacgactgtgtggtggCTCGAGTGTAGCAGTGTGGGCCATACGGGTTTGGCCAAGTTGAGCGTGTGGGCCTATACGGGTATATGGGCCCATAATTTTGAAATCTTCCTTGGGGTCGCACAGGTTGCTCCGATCGACTCTGAgcctactgtagggttggtaagggctATTTAAACTCTATTTTGGATGTTATGATATTCTGATAGAATGATTTTAGTAGGATACAAAATGTATGCCTGATTGTACTaccatatgtatatatgttatttgttgagaagcatgttgagcatgtttaatCTGATAATTTCGTATCTGGTTTGGGGTGAGGTTTTTATttgaggaggaagtattctgatCGGCGTTAATATCCTATACTTTGGCAGCATGACTGCATATAATCTGATACGTGTCTTAATGGCACAAgttggtgtgtaaggatgggtgggtgtttttaaccccacatggtgttaTGGGATGGTTGAAGATGGTgtatagaggatgggggtaggatttatGCATGTCTGCTTTTGGATCTGATTTTGAATCTGAAACTATATGTACTCCTGATTGTGTTTATAAATCTGtgtgtttgcatgcttaattctattgggttacacactgagtttacgtaaactcacttcTGTTTGTCTGTTTTGTTAGGTAATCCACAAACTTAGGCAAATCGGTGTAGCAGAGAGTCAGCAGTGGCCACTCTTCCGTAAAACTGCTTAAAGTTAttatttatggtttttatttacAACTTTGGCTTTACTTGGAGAGTTTGTAAATTCTAGGACTCTCTGGACTTTATGATTTTTGACTGTTGGTTTTTGGATTGTTAATATTTTGCATGCCATGATAAACAATTTTATGACTTTTTTTTTGCGCAAACCAAAGTTTTCTGGAAATATGAATTGGGTTTTTTAGTGTGGAGGTAAATGGTTTTCGTAAGCTTCCGCTGCAAATCACGTTTTAAGGCAAATTAACTAAGTAACTAACATTTTGGCAATtgatataaacaaattaagatTGAAAATTAAAAAGGCTATTCCTTGTAACACCTGCgaattcgaccataacatctaggccaggtttggggtgctacaatgtGTCTATATTTCGAATGCCTACACGgctaaacacacgggcatgttacttggccgtgtgagtcacacggcctgaccacacgaccgtgtgaaccctacagttaaaaaatttttaaatttttccaaaaagttttaaatgttcccgatttagtcttaaatcgtttctaaagtttttcaaaCTTTCAAAGGCTTAGTAAGGGTCTCTATGCATGTTAATGatgaatcattttattatttttgaaatctttgaaatgaatgattagaTTACGATTACTCAGTAATGTTTTaaaaccctatttcggtgacagatacgggttagaggtgttacagacGACTGCACCTTCGATTGCACCTTTTATTACTCCAAAGCATGTGACGATTGCACCTCTAACTTGTAATTTGGGCATGGATTATGAAACTTggaacagcccggtttagaccctagtcggaacagtggttttgagaccacgtaaccgattttgaaaaataatttaatattattttctgtgtctgtgttatgtgaatttatatctgcgaagtttctgtgatttaatttgtgtGTTTCTGTACTTAATTatgcaaaaaggaccaaattgcgtagaatgtaaaagttgtgtgctaatGGATAAAGTGCCTATGTGAAGTGGCTTTTTAAGTAAgaagtccttatgatgcaattggaCCATTGTACTAATGCATGGAGAATTATAGACATTAGTAGGTGGATTTTCATATGTTAATAATAAGGGCAAAGTTGGTAAATGGCATataatgttaaataaaataaaacagagCATGAAAATGACCATTATCATCTTGTTCATaccgaaattgaagaaagaaaagctagGTTTTTTTGTTTTAACATTTGGCCATTGTAGAACTTGATTAAGATATGTGttttactcggtttttgataatttctacatttctgtgatcgttgcttcgtgttcttcaaaacctatgtctgaatttctgtttctgttgaagattatgaaatgtgccattgatgattatattaactttgtaatgtttttatatggattatgaaagatatatgtgagattatcatgctttgttcttaaattttttatggaatagagctatttgggctaatttgtgaaaatgaggttttgacggactaaattttgaattaaatatgttatttgggcttgtatggaagctatgtatattcggccaagctatagtcttggtgaattttgcatatttttgattttgtgaaaaatagactaaattgtcaaagtgtgaaaatgtaagggctaaaatgcaaagtgccctaaatatgtgttcatggattattttgaatgaaatgaatggttgaatggttgaatttaaattgtattagatcaagaacaaagaaaatcggacttagatcgagggaagtccaaaagagttgaatagtcgactcgtttttGTTCGAAATTCGTATGAggcaa
This window encodes:
- the LOC107925581 gene encoding uncharacterized protein: MAGAVTLMAVCFIGGSGVDVAASKLGVTTSEVASDRQNSYVDLKRRDIEYSVEDFVFLKVSPSKKVLRFGRKVKLSPRFIGPYWMLKRVGPVAYQLELPPKLDRIHDAFHVSMLRRYWSNPSHVVSLEEIKGRLDLTFEDELVQILDHDFKVLKRKSIPLVKVLRQNHGSEKVTWEPEDLMLQ